A genomic segment from Alphaproteobacteria bacterium encodes:
- a CDS encoding acetyl-CoA carboxylase biotin carboxylase subunit: MTDFDSILVANRGEIAVRILRTTQSLGFHTIAIYSQADAGAPHVALADEAHLVGSPMVGDSYLNAERVLEAARRSGAQAIHPGYGFFSENADFAQRCADLGLVFIGPPTQAIRAMGNKAEAKRLMLESGVPCIPGYQGEDQSDAALTKAAGEIGYPLMIKAAAGGGGRGIRLVDEAAGLEAALAAARSEAGNAFGSEELILEKALIRPRHVEIQVFADQHGNAVHLGERDCSVQRRHQKVIEEAPSPVMTPELRQAMGEAAVAAARSIDYTNAGTVEFLLDGRDGGNFYFLEMNTRLQVEHPVTELVTGLNLVALQIHVAQGRPLGFEQDHVDIRGHAIEARLYAEDPANGFLPASGRAQCWRPAAGKGVRIDHGLDEGQEIPPYYDSLVAKVIAWGEDREVARRRLARALRNTVLLGPESNKDFLGAIIANPRFAAGEATTAFIPEEFPADSLAARAPSTVQAAAATVLQYCLERRQSAAGSPVGQQAMAAGELRNWSSTGKLHTHYKYTVGGEDLDLMVTALGEHDYRVAADGHEIAVSVEALDQGVAVLTLDGARKQVHFTATAGEIHIAIDGFAFRLRNLIAFAALAAGAAGGGQVTAPMHGNVLRVLVAPGDSVAEGAPLVILEAMKMEHEVTATAAGEVIDVKTAPGTQVIAGALLVEIEPA, encoded by the coding sequence ATGACCGACTTCGACAGCATCCTGGTGGCCAACCGCGGCGAAATCGCCGTCCGTATCCTGCGCACGACCCAGTCGCTGGGCTTTCACACCATCGCCATCTATTCCCAAGCCGACGCCGGCGCGCCGCACGTGGCCCTGGCCGACGAGGCCCACTTGGTGGGATCGCCAATGGTGGGTGATTCCTACTTGAACGCCGAACGTGTGCTCGAGGCGGCCCGGCGTTCCGGCGCCCAGGCCATCCACCCGGGCTACGGCTTCTTTTCCGAAAACGCCGACTTCGCCCAGCGCTGTGCCGACTTGGGCCTGGTCTTCATCGGCCCCCCAACCCAGGCCATCCGCGCCATGGGCAACAAGGCCGAAGCCAAGCGGCTGATGCTGGAATCAGGCGTGCCCTGCATTCCCGGCTACCAGGGCGAGGACCAGTCGGACGCCGCTCTGACCAAAGCGGCCGGCGAGATCGGTTATCCCCTGATGATCAAGGCCGCCGCCGGCGGCGGCGGCCGCGGCATTCGCCTGGTCGACGAGGCCGCCGGCCTGGAGGCCGCTCTGGCCGCGGCACGTTCGGAGGCCGGCAACGCCTTCGGCTCGGAGGAGCTGATCCTGGAAAAGGCGCTGATCCGCCCGCGCCACGTCGAGATCCAGGTCTTTGCCGACCAGCACGGCAACGCCGTCCACCTCGGCGAACGCGACTGCTCGGTGCAGCGCCGCCACCAGAAGGTGATCGAAGAGGCTCCCTCACCGGTGATGACGCCCGAATTGCGCCAGGCCATGGGCGAGGCCGCCGTGGCCGCTGCCCGCAGCATCGACTACACCAACGCCGGCACCGTCGAGTTCCTGCTCGACGGCCGCGACGGCGGCAATTTCTATTTCCTCGAAATGAACACGCGGCTGCAGGTCGAGCATCCGGTGACCGAACTGGTGACCGGGCTCAATCTGGTCGCCTTGCAGATTCACGTGGCCCAGGGCCGGCCGCTGGGCTTCGAACAGGACCACGTCGACATCAGGGGCCACGCCATCGAGGCGCGCCTCTACGCCGAGGACCCCGCCAACGGCTTCCTGCCCGCCTCGGGCCGGGCGCAATGCTGGCGGCCGGCGGCGGGCAAGGGCGTGCGCATCGATCACGGCCTCGACGAGGGCCAGGAGATACCGCCCTATTACGATTCCCTGGTGGCCAAGGTCATCGCCTGGGGCGAGGACCGCGAGGTGGCACGACGCCGCCTGGCCCGGGCGCTACGCAACACGGTGCTGCTGGGGCCCGAGAGCAACAAGGATTTCCTCGGCGCCATCATCGCCAACCCGCGCTTTGCCGCCGGTGAGGCCACCACCGCCTTCATCCCCGAGGAATTCCCCGCCGACAGCCTGGCGGCCCGGGCCCCCAGCACCGTCCAGGCGGCGGCGGCGACCGTGCTGCAGTACTGCCTCGAGCGCCGGCAATCGGCGGCTGGCAGCCCGGTCGGCCAGCAGGCCATGGCGGCCGGTGAGCTGCGCAACTGGTCCAGCACCGGCAAGCTGCATACGCATTACAAGTACACCGTGGGTGGGGAGGATCTCGACCTGATGGTCACAGCCCTTGGCGAGCACGACTACCGGGTGGCGGCGGACGGGCACGAGATCGCCGTCAGCGTCGAGGCGCTCGACCAGGGGGTGGCCGTGCTGACGCTCGACGGCGCCCGCAAGCAGGTGCATTTCACCGCCACCGCCGGCGAGATCCACATCGCCATCGACGGTTTCGCTTTCCGCCTGAGAAACCTCATCGCTTTCGCCGCCCTGGCTGCCGGCGCCGCCGGCGGCGGCCAAGTCACGGCGCCGATGCACGGCAACGTGCTCAGGGTGCTGGTGGCGCCCGGCGACAGCGTCGCGGAAGGCGCGCCCCTGGTCATCCTCGAGGCCATGAAGATGGAGCACGAAGTAACGGCCACGGCGGCGGGAGAGGTGATCGACGTCAAGACGGCACCCGGCACCCAAGTTATCGCCGGGGCGCTGCTGGTCGAGATCGAGCCGGCGTAA